The DNA sequence TGGATTCATCTCTTCAGGGAATTTGAAGTATTTTAATGTTTTATCTCCACCTATATCAAGAGTTCTTATAACAACTCTTTTTCCATTCATACCTGAAACAACTTTCTTGTAAGCTTCGAATTGTTCATCTTCGCTTGGTCAATCTGAATTATCCATGTATAAAAATTCTGATCTAAACAATCCAACAGCTTCAGCGTCATTATCAATGATTGATTGTAAGTCTGCAGGCGATCCAATATTAGCGGCTAGTTCGACTTTGCGATTATCACTTGTCTTACTTTCCTTATTTTTGAATAATTTTAATTTTTCAAGATATTCTTCATAGAGTCTCTTTTGTTTATTGATTTCAACGATCTCTTGTTCTGTTGGGTTTACAATTACTAATCCTTTATCACCGTTAATAGAAAGATAATCACCATCATTAACCAATTCAAGAATGTTATTTGTACCAACAACACTAGGAATTCCTAAACTTCTTGCCATGATAGCTGTATGAGAAGTAGGACCACCAATATTTGTTGCAAATCCTTTAACGTATTTTTTGTTTAATTGAACAGTTTGTGATGGAGTTAAATCGTTTGCTACAATAACTACTTCTTCACTTATAGCAGATAAATCATGTTCATTAATTCCACTTAAAGCATAAAGCAATTTGGTTTTAATATCTCTAATATCTGCTGCTCTTTCTCTCATGTATTCATCATCCATAGAAAGAAATATTTGTTCATTTTCTTCATAAATCTTTGAAATTGAATAAATGGCCGAATAACCTTGACTAACCATTTCTGTAACTCTTTCATTCGTGAAAGGGTCATTTAAAAAGTTTAAGTGTGCTTCGAAAATTTCAGCGTGTTCAGGATCTTTGGCTAATTCTTTACCTTTTTGAATTTTAACTTCAACTGTTTTCATTGCATTTTCTAGAAGTTTAAGTTCTTCCTCAACACTATTTGAAGTTTTTTCAATAATTTCAACATTTTTTTCTTCGATTTTAAGGACTTTAGCTAAAGCTATACCTTTAGATGCTCCTATACCTTTAATTTGCATAATGCCTCCTATAAATAATAAAAGTATAAACAATTATAGTTAATTATGAGTGGTCAAGTTAAAGATTGAATAAAAAAAGTGGAATTTTACCACCTTTTTAATTATTTGCTGTATTTTTGAATTGTAGCATCAAGTCTTTTATCGATTTCAACAATTTCTTTTACTCTTTGTTCAGGTAAGAAATGTTTAAGTTGATCAATAGGTAAGTTAGTTTCCTTAGTGATTGAATTGTATTTTTCTTCAATTTCTTCTTTTGAAACAGGTTCAAGACCTAAAGAAGTAATAATAGCGTCTTTTATAACATCTGCTTTAAGACCTTCTTTAGCTTCTTCTCTTAATCTTTCGTTATATTCATCATCGTTAATACCAAGAAGTTGTAAATATTCAACTTTTTTAATATTTTGTTGTTTTAATTGTTTGTTTATTGTTGATTCAACTTCTTTAATTTTGAATTCAAGTAATGTATTACTAAAATTTAATTCTATTTTAGAAACACCTTCACGAACTAAATTTTCAAAGAAATTTTGTTTGTCTTCATTTTTGTATGTAACAACTAATCTTTCTTTGAATTTAGCTTTAGCAGTTTCAACAGTATCTTCTTCTGTTCCACCAATTAACATAAGATTTTCTTTTGTTAATTCAATTTCTTTAATTTTTAATACTTTGTTAATTGTTACTTCAAAAATAGCGTCTTTACCAGCAAGAGTTTTTGCGAAGTATTCTTTAGGGAAAGTAACTTTAACTTCACCTTTTCATCCAGCTTGTTTACCCACTAATTGATCTTCGAATCCTTCAATAAATTGTTTTGATCCTAAAACAAGATCAAATCCTTCAGCTTCACCACCTTCAAAAGGTTCATCACCAACATATCCTTTAAAGTCAATGTTTACAGTATCGTTAATTTCTGATTTAGCATTAACTTCTTCATAAGTTGAATATTTTTGTAAAAGTTTTTTTAATTCTTCTTCTACAATAGCGTCTGTGACTTTTCTTTGCTCAAATTTAATTTTAAGATTGTCAAGTTTAATTGAATCGAAATCAACCGTTCTATCAAAAATAATAATTAATTCACCGTGATTTTCATCTTCTGTTTTCTTGTAGTCAATTGATACTGGTTTATCAAAGAAGTACTTTGTAACTTCAACAGCACTTTTAAGTGCATCAATAAATTTTGTTTCAGCAATTAAATTAATTGTTTCATGTTCAACTTGAGCTTGTGATAAGTATTTATCTAAAACATTTTTAGGTAATTTTGAACCATTTCTAAATCCAGGGATTTTAATTTTTTTAATAACTTTTTGTTCAGCTTTTGAACGATTTTTTGAATATTCTTCTTTAGTAACAGGAATAGTAACTGTTATTGTTTGATTTTTATCATCTTTAATAGCTTTAATCATTATTCTCCTTTATACAAATACTAATATTTTAAACTATTTTATTTTATATTGAATTATATTTTAATACTCTTCAAGAAAATCGAGAATTTTGAATGGTGATTTGTTGTGGTATAAAACATTTATTATATTTGTCATAAATGGTACATAAATATCTTTTTCTTTAATGATCTTTTCTAAAATTTTAGCTGTTGTATAACCTTCAACTGTTTTTGTTTGATTATTCAACACTTCTTTAAGACCTTTGTCAGCAATATCTAAACCAAAAGAAAAGTTTCTACTTTTATTAGATGAACATGTTAGAAAAATATCTCCAATACCTGCTAATTCAAATCCTATTTCATCATCAAGTTCTGGAAAAAGACTTTTGTAAATTTTGTGTATTTCTTTTACACCGATTGTTAACATAGCCGATTGAGTATTTTTACTTTTATTAGAGTAACTTATAATTCCAACCCCTATAGCTAAAACATTTTTTAATGCAGCGAAAAGCTCAGAACCCTTTTCATTTTTATTAATTACTAATTTAAATGAATCATTATTGAAAACCTTAGTTAGTTTTGCCAAAAAGTTTATATCTCTACCAACAACATTAATCATCGTTAATTCATTTTCAAAAACCTCTATAGCATAACTAGGACCTATTAATGTTGCCATATTTTTTAAATTTTTTCTGAACTTTGAGTAAATTAATTCTGAAAAGAAATTTTTCGATTCACTATCAATACCTTTAGCAACATTTATCAAATTTATTTTTCTATAATTAAGTACTTTTTGTATTTCTTTAAGCATTGTCTTAATATGACTTGAAGGCGTAGCTAAAATAACATAATCAGCATTATTTAATGTTACAGTTAAATTATTTGTCGCGGTTAAATTTTTGAAGTTATGAAACTTTTTGTTACCAAAATATTTTCTGTTATATCCGTTATTTATATCATTTATTTCATCTTGGTTTATTCCATACATTACGACATTATGATTATTTTTTAATAGAACATTTGCTAGAGCTGAACCTCAAGCACCAGTTCCGATAATAGCAATTTTATTTTTATCCATTTCATACTCCTAAATGAAATTTTACTAGTTTTTTTAAAAATAAAAATGGCAGGAGTAGCAGGATTCGAACCCACAGCACACGGGGTTGAAGCCCGTTGTTCTACCGTTGAACTATACTCCTAGTCCATTTTCAATTATATAGTATTTTTTGTTTTTTCTATTAATAAAATTACATCATTTACAGTAACTAAATTTGTAAGTTCTGAATCGGGAAGTTGAATTTCAAACATATCTTCAGCATTAATGATAAGTTCAGCAAAATCTAAAGAATCAATTTCCAAATCTTTAATATTGTCGCTTTCTTTAACTTTTTTGCTTTTTGCCAATTTATTAAATTCTTTAATAACTATTTCTTTTATACTCATAACAAGGTAATTATATAGTTTTAATTTGGAACGTATATTTTTTTACTTCAAATTTTTCGTTGTGTTGTCATTGTAAAGTAATTACAATTTTATTTTCTGCTATTTCTGATTTAAAAGATATTGAACCATAACTAACAGCCATTCTTTTCAAAATATCTTTTATAAATGTAATTACCAATTTATCATCAATTTTGCTGTTTCCAAAGTTATTTTTTATTAGAAATTCTTGATAATATGAATCATCTATATTTGGAAAAACACTTTGAACTTCAATTTTATCTATTTCTTTTGGATTTACATTTTCTTTAATTTGATTTTTTTCAACCTTAAACACACTATTATAAATGTAAAATGAACCAACTGCCACTAATCCCAAACCAATTATCGAAATAAGAATTATTAGATTTGATTTGCTAAATTTCATATTTTTTTCTTATATAGATGATAAAATCTTCATAAGAAATTCGTCCTAGATTTATAAATTCTATTCAATCTTCAGATTTAATTTGTATGAGATCATTTTGGAGTGTATTAATATCTTGAATTGATATAGCTATTTTCTCTATTTTTGTTTCTAAAACACTTTCTTCATAGAATTTTTTGTGTTTTACGTTTATACATATATCTATAACATCAAATGAAAAAAGTGTTAAGTCATTTATAAGATTTTTATTTAACAGTTCATTATATTCTTGGTCTTTATTAAAAATTACATTAATATTTTTAAATTTCAATTTATCATTTTCGTTTATAAAATTAGGATCAAACGATTCACTTTGTTCGATAAGTTTTAATTCTTTTTTACTTGATTTATCTTTGATTTTAAAATTAAGAAATTTTGGAAAAAATAAATTAACTTTCTCAAAAATATCATTGTCTGATATCTTATTGAAATTAGAAGAAAAAAAAGAAAATGAATTATTATTTTTATTAATTTCATTAAATTTTACAAACGTT is a window from the Mycoplasma anserisalpingitidis genome containing:
- the ptsP gene encoding phosphoenolpyruvate--protein phosphotransferase, with the protein product MQIKGIGASKGIALAKVLKIEEKNVEIIEKTSNSVEEELKLLENAMKTVEVKIQKGKELAKDPEHAEIFEAHLNFLNDPFTNERVTEMVSQGYSAIYSISKIYEENEQIFLSMDDEYMRERAADIRDIKTKLLYALSGINEHDLSAISEEVVIVANDLTPSQTVQLNKKYVKGFATNIGGPTSHTAIMARSLGIPSVVGTNNILELVNDGDYLSINGDKGLVIVNPTEQEIVEINKQKRLYEEYLEKLKLFKNKESKTSDNRKVELAANIGSPADLQSIIDNDAEAVGLFRSEFLYMDNSDWPSEDEQFEAYKKVVSGMNGKRVVIRTLDIGGDKTLKYFKFPEEMNPFLGYRAIRFCLQNKSIFKTQLRALIRASYYGKIAIMIPMITNVTEFLEAKDFFTETYKELSKETNEIAPLNEIEFGLMMETPAAAILSDKFCKYADFVSIGTNDLIQYSMAADRMNESISYLYQPLNPSILRLIKHVIDGAHKNGKWAGMCGEMAGDKRALPILVGLDLDEFSMSASNILNTREMLSNLSYQKCKEIAEKVIEMDSCEEVVEYIDNLN
- the tig gene encoding trigger factor yields the protein MIKAIKDDKNQTITVTIPVTKEEYSKNRSKAEQKVIKKIKIPGFRNGSKLPKNVLDKYLSQAQVEHETINLIAETKFIDALKSAVEVTKYFFDKPVSIDYKKTEDENHGELIIIFDRTVDFDSIKLDNLKIKFEQRKVTDAIVEEELKKLLQKYSTYEEVNAKSEINDTVNIDFKGYVGDEPFEGGEAEGFDLVLGSKQFIEGFEDQLVGKQAGWKGEVKVTFPKEYFAKTLAGKDAIFEVTINKVLKIKEIELTKENLMLIGGTEEDTVETAKAKFKERLVVTYKNEDKQNFFENLVREGVSKIELNFSNTLLEFKIKEVESTINKQLKQQNIKKVEYLQLLGINDDEYNERLREEAKEGLKADVIKDAIITSLGLEPVSKEEIEEKYNSITKETNLPIDQLKHFLPEQRVKEIVEIDKRLDATIQKYSK
- a CDS encoding NAD(P)H-dependent glycerol-3-phosphate dehydrogenase, encoding MDKNKIAIIGTGAWGSALANVLLKNNHNVVMYGINQDEINDINNGYNRKYFGNKKFHNFKNLTATNNLTVTLNNADYVILATPSSHIKTMLKEIQKVLNYRKINLINVAKGIDSESKNFFSELIYSKFRKNLKNMATLIGPSYAIEVFENELTMINVVGRDINFLAKLTKVFNNDSFKLVINKNEKGSELFAALKNVLAIGVGIISYSNKSKNTQSAMLTIGVKEIHKIYKSLFPELDDEIGFELAGIGDIFLTCSSNKSRNFSFGLDIADKGLKEVLNNQTKTVEGYTTAKILEKIIKEKDIYVPFMTNIINVLYHNKSPFKILDFLEEY
- a CDS encoding phosphopantetheine-binding protein produces the protein MSIKEIVIKEFNKLAKSKKVKESDNIKDLEIDSLDFAELIINAEDMFEIQLPDSELTNLVTVNDVILLIEKTKNTI
- a CDS encoding MHO_1590 family protein — protein: MKFSKSNLIILISIIGLGLVAVGSFYIYNSVFKVEKNQIKENVNPKEIDKIEVQSVFPNIDDSYYQEFLIKNNFGNSKIDDKLVITFIKDILKRMAVSYGSISFKSEIAENKIVITLQWQHNEKFEVKKYTFQIKTI